In Apis cerana isolate GH-2021 linkage group LG6, AcerK_1.0, whole genome shotgun sequence, the following are encoded in one genomic region:
- the LOC107999630 gene encoding bursicon, translating to MFNNSITYYVVGASVLICLLNETAKAIIGVDECQATPVIHFLQYPGCVPKPIPSYACRGRCSSYLQVSGSKIWQMERSCMCCQESGEREASVSLFCPRAKPGEKKFRKVITKAPLECMCRPCTSVEEYAIIPQEIAGFADEGPFTTSAHFRRSSDLQ from the exons ATGTT taataattctattacttACTATGTAGTAGGTGCCAGTGTATTAATATGCTTGCTAAATGAAACAGCGAAAGCAATTATAGGTGTTGATGAATGTCAAGCAACTCCAGTTATCCACTTTTTACAATATCCTGGATGTGTTCCAAAACCAATTCCCAGTTATGCATGTAGAGGACGTTGCAGCAGTTATCTACAG GTGTCTGGATCAAAAATTTGGCAAATGGAAAGAAGCTGCATGTGTTGTCAAGAAAGCGGCGAAAGAGAGGCCAGTGTATCACTATTTTGTCCAAGAGCCAAACCaggcgaaaaaaaattccgaaAG GTAATTACCAAAGCACCTTTAGAATGTATGTGTAGACCGTGCACAAGTGTAGAAGAATATGCTATTATCCCACAAGAGATTGCTGGATTTGCCGATGAAGGTCCGTTTACGACTTCAGCACACTTCAGACGATCTTCCgatttgcaataa
- the LOC107999676 gene encoding partner of bursicon, which translates to MKENFNIMFIYSIFLILIIFIYTNETVAQVTDDENCETLQSEVHITKDEYDEIGRLKRTCSGDISVTKCEGFCNSQVQPSVASTTGFSKECYCCRESYLKERHITLHHCYDADGIKLMNEENGIMEIKIREPVECKCTKCGDISQ; encoded by the exons atgaaagaaaatttcaatattatgttcatatattcaatttttttgatattaattatatttatatataccaaTGAAACAGTTGCTCAAGTAACAGATGATGAGAATTGTGAAACATTACAATCAGAAGTACATATTACAAaag atgaaTATGATGAAATAGGTCGGTTAAAAAGAACATGTAGTGGAGATATATCTGTTACAAAATGTGAAGGATTTTGTAATTCACAGGTACAACCAAGTGTAGCAAGTACAACAGGATTTTCaaag gaaTGTTATTGTTGCCgtgaaagttatttaaaagaaagacaTATTACATTACATCATTGTTATGATGCAGatggtataaaattaatgaatgaagaaaatggaataatgGAAATCAAGATACGTGAACCAGTAGAATGTAAATGTACTAAATGTGGTGATATAtcccaataa
- the LOC107999678 gene encoding G patch domain-containing protein 11, with translation MSDAEDYMSDKFLQGSEKSTSSSLIYRHADKRKFELLKKKKQIEAKLDEKNSLKHIEEENREAGLSSAITSSNKGYEMIMKMGYKPGHGIGKTESGRTEPINLDIKLDRQGLGKQNERKGRKNKNNIFNDKLDNKSMKDFRDRIAQKRKEQLLKTDLYKSQKICQKLDMQQEIIKPKEIWFWLPQDDENSDSEKDDDFFAINEKLEILTKYLREKYFYCIWCGVAFLDEKDLVDNCPGNERNDH, from the exons atgtcagATGCAGAAGATTATATGtcagataaatttttacaaggaAGTGAAAAATCTACTTCATCCAGTCTCATATATAGACATgcagataaaagaaaatttgaactcttaaaaaaaaaaaagcaaattgaagcaaaattagatgaaaaaaattctttaaaacatattgaagaagaaaatagagaagCAGGTTTATCTTCTGCAATTACAAGTTCTAATAAag GTTATGAAATGATTATGAAAATGGGATATAAACCTGGTCATGGCATAGGAAAAACAGAATCAGGAAGAACTGAACCAATTAACCTTGACATTAAATTAGACAGACAAGGTTTAGGAAAACAAAAtgagaggaaaggaagaaaaaataaaaataatatatttaatgataaattagataataagaGTATGAAAGATTTTCGAGATAGAATTGcacaaaaaaggaaagaacaattgttaaaaacagatttatataaaagccaaaaaatttgtcaaaaattagatatgcaacaagaaataataaaacctAAAGAAATATGGTTTTGGTTGCCTCAAGATGATGAAAATAGCGATAGTGAAAAAGATGATGATTTCTTTGctattaatgaaaaacttgaaattttaacaaaatatttaagggaaaaatatttttattgtatttggtGTGGAGTAGCATTTCTGGATGAAAAAGATTTAGTAGATAATTGTCcaggaaatgaaagaaatgatcATTAA